AAATTTGTCTTCGTCCGGACACGCCTTTACTGTGCTTGTCATTGTCAGGTAGGAATCTAggaatattatatctatggttggGTTGAGTCACTTCACTCAATATTACAATAACCTAGAACAAACGCAAAAAATTCAATAAACGTAAAGATCACCATGGCTAAACCTGTTGATTTAGAGCTAAAAAAAGCATTTGTTGAATTACAAGTTAAAATGGTTGAAACTAGCAAGAAAATACAGGTGATAGACTCCCAAATTAGTGTTTTGAACCGCATCTTGCAGCACGTAGATATAACTCAACGTGAAATTAGTACCATGCCTCCTGATACGAAGACCTATGAATCCGTGGGCCGAATGTTCTTACTTACTGACTTTGAAGAAGTTAAAGCGAATTTGAAAAATCGAGAGGCGCAAGTAAAAACGCGTACTAAAGAATTGGAGAACAATAAACAGTACCTGGAAAAAAACTTGAAAGAAAGTGAAGACAATATCAGGGAAATGGTACAACAGAGAAAGGAACAGAGTGAAATAAAATcttaacgtttttttttgtactgtGGCTTTGTATTATAAAGCCCACAAAAAGCATCTCATTAATTTATTTCACgaggttaaagaaataaaatgtataatagtTTTGAGCTAAAGTTTTTTAACCCCATGTATTGAGCACTTCAAAAGTATCGCATTGTATTAGAAATGAGACAAATTCATGAATGTATTGTAACAAATTATGCTTGCTTTGTACCAAGTTGGATTAaacataataacttttttttttacttttacttcaaagaatgtattggatcccttATATTATATTCCACTACTCTTTCCACACAGCGTACACACTAGTTATTAACATTTCATATTATGCCATTGCTAAAATCTATAGGTCTACCACTGAACTGAGGCGTTTGATATGAAGTTATTATGGTTACCTAAGTATAAACTTCTTAAAAGCTTGACCGCACGCAACTGATTTTAAATCGCcctatttgtttaatttttggTCATTTTACTAATGTAAGTAATGTCTTTATACCCACAATGTTACGAGATGTAGTGAACAATcctttgccatcgtattttctcagaAACTTTCATATTTGTCATACTATTTCAATTACCTCGTTCGTGCGTTTCTGTGATAATGCTATGGTGTAATGCAAGCCCAATAACACTTGAAGGGTTGCCCAATTTTTCAAACAATGTctatgacaatttttttttatttaagatcCCGAAGTTTTTAACCAACATTAATTTCGTAACGTAAGATGTTGAAACACTTCTTCCTAAAATTCCCTTTTGTATATTTGGGTTTTCTATGCCATCCCCGTAAAATAATACATGATAATGTGAGAGGCACTTGTTCATCGGTGGAAGTCAGAATGGCAGGTCAGCAAAACTTTACAGTTGAagaaaaaaggaatgtttattTACGAGAAAAGTCCCGAAGTAGTCTCAAAGAGGTTGGTCCAATGGccctatatttattattatcattagaataaataacaaatgcggaaaaaaaatcacgggcaattatttttaataagtttcACTGGCATTTGTTTCCCCCAACCCAACAAACGTCTAGCGATGTCAgagggtaggtacctaaaaaaaaactaatgtgGGTCTCGGtctgggcatagagaaatatagtaagacaagagtgctcacgccatacatcagttcagactattaatttcagtgtctacatctagcatcgagtagcggaactatcagtactgctacttgacaatatatgtagcaccgaccagaaagtcttatctcaacagcataagactttccggtcggtgctacatctattgtcaagtagcagtactgatagttccgctacttgatgctaatagtctttttggtattaaaactgatgtatggagtgagcactctatgtatttttttctctatggtctggGTAGGATTACTGGGGATTTTTGAAGTCCTTACTTGGAAAGCGTTTTTCTgaaagttataaaaatataacttttttgttttaacttattttgaacaataaataattcaacagcttaatacaataatattttattttattaataagcattaaaaaaaatctggatGTATGTATTTACTGCGGGGTGTAAATGCCTGGTACTGGATACTGTAAATGATCCAGTCATTGGGTGCAGTTCATTTATAAGTTGCAAGTCGCTTAAAACAAGCaattagtgtaacaacaaaagtgaaaatttaattgaatatttttgaaaaagttttatttaatttttacacaagattttaatatataccttatttaatttactaaatGAGTCCTTAAACTACTTTCATGAAATtttatcattaaattaaagtttaatCTTAGCTAACAAAAGTAGATGTATAAGTAAAATGCTATTAAAACATTAATATGTAGTAAACAAAAGAAAATAGAGATATATTTACACAACAACCTACGTAAGTAGCATaacgtaaaatttaaattatcataaTAACAAGAGTTTTTTATGTGACCTGTAAATTAAAGCTAAAGCGTCGCGTCAATCAATACTACACGGATACATTCTGCAAATACGGTCAGCAAGGGCAATCTTAACGAAACGTGATCACGTGGTCAAACTATAAGTGCTAAAACTAGCTAAATAAATATGCTTACAACGAAACTATGTATTTAACTAACATTTATACTGGTAAATTGTAGgctttaacatttttttgttcatataatttttatgtttgtATGACTAAGTGGACACATAGTACGGAATAATAAAAGTTATATCCTTAAAGTTAACAATCACTATAGCTCGTCATAATATAAAGTAAACTCGTTAACCGGAATTAACTGTTAGTCGAATCATCATTAATATCATTATACACTAAAGTAAAAGTAATTCacacattaaataaaattgtcatGAAGTGTTCATTCTACATTGCATTtaatacatagttataattataaataatgtaaatctTATAATCTTCACGAAATGCTATCGGATCTACAAACaacataaattattaaatcaatactAATTCTATAACAATTGTCACATTAATTATAAGTATATTTAGGttgtacagtaggtacatgttACATGCACACAAGTCGTCTTGCCTAGAGCCAGGACGGGCGGTTGATGGCGTCATAGGGCTGGCGCACGCCGAGCGCGGCGGGGTACCCGGGCGGGTACAGCCCCATGATCTGCGACACGCCCGACTGCCGCAGCAGCTCCTCCTGGCGGCGCTGGAAGTACTGCTGGTACAGCGGCGCCGAGCTATCCGCGCCCACAAACCCGTATCCACTCCGTACTTGCCCATGTCCAATGAAAGGGAACGATCCACTGTTGTGAGTCGAGTTCTGATGAGCAGGCTTTGCAAGCTTTTCAGCACTCGCCTCAACATTATTTCGCTGTTGATGTGCCACTGCCGCCATGTAATTTGCTGCCATTAACTGATTCGTACTGTTGCGGAACTCTTCAATTGAAAACCCAGTGCCGTCTCCATAAAGACTGCTACCCAAGGCCATGCTTGGCGTAGTACCGAAATTGAATGCGCTTCCTGGAACCATGCTAGTTTTAACAGAAGACAAAACATCAGTAGCGCAAGGAGTGTGGTAACTCTGACTTGCAATCTGCCCTGGTTTGGTTTCAGAAGTTCGCTTTCGTTTCGTCCTAGTCTTAGAATCAGCTTGTGCCGAAGGGTTAGTGGTAGGTGTTTTATAAATACTGGAATCTTTGCTCATTGTAATTGAAGGTTGAGAGTATATACTAACAGATGTGCTTACTGGCTGAGAATCCGAAGGCATGCTTTTGTTAAACATTTGCGCCATTTGAAATGTTTTGTCATGATATAGTGACGGGTTGGTAGCGGCAAAACTGGATAGATAACGTTCATCGTTAGTGTAACGCTCAAGCATTTGAGGGATATTAGGTAGATTTCGCAGACTATCAAGAGGCAGTGACGAATGAGTGTTATAAGGAGTTTTATACGCCATCGAACTTACAATTGGTTGATTCTGCATGGTTTTATCAAGTTTTTGCGTTTTCCCGGTAGAGTCATTTTTAGCAATTATATCAGTTTCAGTCATAGTAGAAGTAATATTCATGTGATCATTTTTAAGAAGACCTCGAGGATTGGGTATTCTTAGTTCAGACGGAAGATTTTGATGCAACTCCTGGGTTCTCTGTAGAGCGGTTCTAGACATGCTGTAATTGTGGTATTGCTGGTGTTGcacatttttgttataattactTGAAGTGGGGCTAGTAGtgcttatagtatttttcagtTTGTCCGTGTTACTGGTACTGTAATTTGTAGAGTAATCTGAGGGCAGAACGTCCTGTTTTCGTATTGGATTCGTCAGTTTCCAATTGCCATAGTCGATAGCCGTTGTAGTGGACGAGGCGTTATTACAAGCGTACAGTTTTTTGTTGGCGAGTTCAATATCATTAAGTGAAAAGTTACTGACGGGTTGGCTACCAGAAATGCCATCATATTGATTGTGATGTGCGTGGGCAATATTGTGATTGATATTAATTTCAGAATGGGAGTGGGCGGGGATTAAGTTAGTTGGGGTCAATGGGGGAGCATTCGATTTTGACAATGACTTTTGGAATTGTTGATTTAAGCCGAGATTCATCGCAATTTTATCCACGTCATAGGTTTTAGCTTGAACATTTACAGCAGGTTTTGAGACATCCTTGTTCACGGCATAATCGATTTCAATAGGTTCTacaatatttttcttttcatCTGGATTCATGTTGTAGCCCATATTAACCATGTCAATGTTATCCTTCATAGTCATACCTATTGGCTTGTTCAGGTCTGGATTTACTATATTCTTCTTGTTATCGACAGAATgttcattatttataaatgCTGTAGTGTCCTTATTTTCAACTGCATGGCGTTCCACAAAATCTATCACGTTCTTTTCGCGTAAGCTATTTTGATTGGCCAATTCCGATTTTTCACTAAGGACAGCTGCTATTTTATCAACTGAGACAGACGGTAGTGCAGTAGACGTCTTTTTCTGATATTCATTATTCATTGGTGGTGAAGTCCTATCTTTTGCTTCCGTCGCAGTTTTAAGTGATAATGTAGGTAATTCTGGTTCATTGTACATTCGTTTCTTAACAGGAAACAGAGAGGTTTTGTGGTCTGATAAAGGCTGTGTTGAATTAACAAGAGTTGAATTAGACCCGGATAGCTGCGGCGACAGCTGTGGTTGAGAAAACTTCGATGGTTGTGTTGCAGGATATGGAGAGTGTGAAGGCGAAAATGGTCCACTGTATGTATTCTGTTGGTAGCTATCCGGACCAAGCGCTGTGTAGTCATCGTGAATGCGTGCTGGTTTACTGACAACTGGAGCCTTTGAAGTATCATAATAAGGTGGTGGATTCTGAGTATAAGTAGGGAGTGGGCTCTTGTTGTGGTCTAGGAAGTAATTCGGAGTGGAGGATCCCAATCCACTGTTTGAAGCATATACGTGTTGCGAATAAGGAGAATATGGCGACTGTGGAGCCTCGCGTGGACTGCAACTTTTTTCTGGACTGCTTTTAATGGAAGTTGTATCTTGGTAAAATCCTGCTCTCACAGTTCCATTAATTATAGGATATGTAATTTTCTGGAAGTCGTCTGTCCGAGGTGATGCAGGTGATCTCAGCAGAGGTGAATTATGAGACATCTGGTGTCTTGGAGAGTCAAGATCTTGGCTGAAAGAAGACCGTTCCGAGACGGAGCTGCCTGTACTTGTTCTTCGCTGTCTAGGCGTCGCACCTACGCTTGGTAATGGACTGTCACCTCCATCAGGATTTGGAGTTTCTGGATCAATTGGAGAATCATACTTGGTTGTGTTTTTAGGACTGGAAACTTTAATATCATTGCTTGTATTGTCAATTGTTACTTTTTCATCACATTCAGTTTCTTCTGGTTTCTTTTTTGGAGCAGTCACTGAAGTAGTATTTTTAGGTGTTCCAAAAGCTTTGAACCAAGCACTGAGATTGGGCGTAGCCTTTTCTTGGCTAGGTTTTGGCGTTGCCGATGGCTCAGTTTCAATCTCCACATCTTTTTTATTAGTTTGAACTGAAACGTCTTCTGCTTTATGTTTCTGGATAACTTCCTCAGTGTTGTTGTCTTTTTCACTTTTTGGGGACTTAGATGGCTTATTGTCATCAGGTTTATTATCTTCAGTCTTGCTGAAATTGTGGTCTTTACCAAGAGAAAATTCCACAGTGTGCAATACTGAACCAAGGCTAAGCTTGGGGCTAGACTCTTCGTTTTTACTAGTCTGTCCAGTTTTGCTAGGTCCGAGGGGAGTGGCTTCCTCTACTTTCTCAACACTCTTGCTAGCCAGGTTAGTAAGCAAGTTTCCCTTGCTTTTACCTGGTTGTAGTCTATCTATGgttctttgaatttctctccTTCTGATTAATTTTGGTTCACGGGAGGATGGCCGTTTGCGCGATAAATCTTTTCTGAGAGTTGTTGTTTTCTCTATTTGTCCAAACTCGTCATCATGTCGACTGTTGTCATGTTCTTCGGTGGATATGGTATATGCCGGGCTATCAGAGGGCGAGCTATGCACAGATCCTTTAGGAGCGTCATCAAGCCACTTGCTGATATCTTTAACAGCTTGTTCCAAGGCCTGATTTGTGGAGGCTGATTCATTTTTAGCGATATTTTTCTTTTGTCCTCTTTTGTTTCCGCCTTTACTTTTATGACTATCATTACGATCGTCATCAGAGAAATCTAAATCATCACGATCTTTATTACTGACATTTTTGTCTGAATTACTATTGCTAGAAAATAGACTATTAAACAGAGAGCTATCTTTGTATTTTTCACTTTTAGCCTTGAGTTTCTCTATAGTTTCCCTTAATTTCTGATTCTTTTCTTTTTCCGGGATGTGGAGATTTTGCTTTTGCTTATCAACAGTTTTTTGACTGTAATCAAAGAGTGATTCCCATGCGTCTTTAGCCGCGTGTCGTCTTCTTTCCTTGATCTTATCGTACTTGTCCTTGACGAAGTCGGGGTCGTTGAGCTGGTCGGAGGGATCTTGATGGTCGGCCTCCGAAGGCGAAGGAGTCGGTGTGTGGATGGAAGGCAAAGGGCTCGCGCTTCGACTCCTATTTGAACTTTCTAATGAATCTTGGGATTCACTTCTTTTCAGCGCCTCAACTGGCTCCGCCTCATGGTGCttacttttctttttcttttgctTGGACTTTTTGccttctttgtttttatttttaccatgctTCTGCTTCTTACTGTGTTTACTTTTAGGCTCTTTATCCTCACTGTGTTCAGATTTGTGAGAATCTTTTTTGTGATTTTTGGAATGTTTACCATGTCTGTGATGTCCTTTGCGTTTTTTCTtctctttattttgttttgattttttagCTTCAGACTCAGGTGAATCATCAACATCATCTTCGGTTGTTTTTAATTTCACCTCTTCCAAAGGTTGATCTGAAGAACTGGATTTAGGATCACCTGAAACTAGTAAAATATGATATGATGCATAATATgtagttatacatataattgACACAGCCACCATcttgtaaattttaaataagtatagaATAGAGATACTAACCGGAGTCAGAATGAGATTTTCGCTTTTTCCTCTTATTTCGGCTTGGAGATTCACTTGATTTAAGCTTATGCTTTCTAGATGGAGTAGGTAATTGATACTCAACAGCAATTTCTTCATCTGAGGATGATAGTCGATGCATATATTTCTCAGTCAATCTGTCAAAAGCTGCCTGAAGGCTGTCTACCATCATTGTATATTCTGGAATATGGACAATGGACTATATAACTACATATATTCAGtaacaaaaatacaataatttattcaatGAATGACATCACACAACTAGATGTGAGTAAAAGAAGTTTTTCGTGGAAATGTTGCCTAGTTTAAAATGACAGCCGACTTCTCTACCAAAACAACTATACCTTATTCATTATATTGGTAAACAGCGACTATTACTAGAAATTAGGCATAGAAAGCTGTTTggtagaaaatatattttttaagccaTGTCATGCTTAGCATGGTATAGAACAGGGAGACCCGAGGGCCGCAGCCGGGCCTCCGCTTCCTTTCCGcgggccggtttttttttattatgtagaggtaaacgagcagacgaatcgcctgatggtaagcaattaccgtctcGCATCGCATCTCGTCTGCaataccaggcggtctagcatgagttgcattcTCACGCGCgattccatacatcttgcgcgacttcaagtatggagtcgcgcgcgagaacgcaactcatgctagaccgccagaggggttgcaagtgcgttgc
This genomic window from Cydia amplana chromosome Z, ilCydAmpl1.1, whole genome shotgun sequence contains:
- the LOC134661762 gene encoding prefoldin subunit 1, which encodes MAKPVDLELKKAFVELQVKMVETSKKIQVIDSQISVLNRILQHVDITQREISTMPPDTKTYESVGRMFLLTDFEEVKANLKNREAQVKTRTKELENNKQYLEKNLKESEDNIREMVQQRKEQSEIKS
- the LOC134661783 gene encoding uncharacterized protein LOC134661783; the encoded protein is MAWWRLWRLSEYSYYMEVSHESGIGPKIHLLLELAPRRTSSRVLQKIKQKEEEGKQSAHDSKDEDESKETPDLARENRAKRRNLLRSKSDSSDSDSSESEKDKMPQKVSKRSKSHDKRSKNSSATHKGEPPPEPPVKTGRKTNNSLACATGQILIPENDEPINSTRKKLKTSQIFTQTEEDIQTDMYKVLEQLTAHDDAWPFMDPVEEEYAPNYYAVIRRPMDLRKMEERLDSGYYTDFAMFKADFKLIVNNCRLYNGQDNEYTMMVDSLQAAFDRLTEKYMHRLSSSDEEIAVEYQLPTPSRKHKLKSSESPSRNKRKKRKSHSDSGDPKSSSSDQPLEEVKLKTTEDDVDDSPESEAKKSKQNKEKKKRKGHHRHGKHSKNHKKDSHKSEHSEDKEPKSKHSKKQKHGKNKNKEGKKSKQKKKKSKHHEAEPVEALKRSESQDSLESSNRSRSASPLPSIHTPTPSPSEADHQDPSDQLNDPDFVKDKYDKIKERRRHAAKDAWESLFDYSQKTVDKQKQNLHIPEKEKNQKLRETIEKLKAKSEKYKDSSLFNSLFSSNSNSDKNVSNKDRDDLDFSDDDRNDSHKSKGGNKRGQKKNIAKNESASTNQALEQAVKDISKWLDDAPKGSVHSSPSDSPAYTISTEEHDNSRHDDEFGQIEKTTTLRKDLSRKRPSSREPKLIRRREIQRTIDRLQPGKSKGNLLTNLASKSVEKVEEATPLGPSKTGQTSKNEESSPKLSLGSVLHTVEFSLGKDHNFSKTEDNKPDDNKPSKSPKSEKDNNTEEVIQKHKAEDVSVQTNKKDVEIETEPSATPKPSQEKATPNLSAWFKAFGTPKNTTSVTAPKKKPEETECDEKVTIDNTSNDIKVSSPKNTTKYDSPIDPETPNPDGGDSPLPSVGATPRQRRTSTGSSVSERSSFSQDLDSPRHQMSHNSPLLRSPASPRTDDFQKITYPIINGTVRAGFYQDTTSIKSSPEKSCSPREAPQSPYSPYSQHVYASNSGLGSSTPNYFLDHNKSPLPTYTQNPPPYYDTSKAPVVSKPARIHDDYTALGPDSYQQNTYSGPFSPSHSPYPATQPSKFSQPQLSPQLSGSNSTLVNSTQPLSDHKTSLFPVKKRMYNEPELPTLSLKTATEAKDRTSPPMNNEYQKKTSTALPSVSVDKIAAVLSEKSELANQNSLREKNVIDFVERHAVENKDTTAFINNEHSVDNKKNIVNPDLNKPIGMTMKDNIDMVNMGYNMNPDEKKNIVEPIEIDYAVNKDVSKPAVNVQAKTYDVDKIAMNLGLNQQFQKSLSKSNAPPLTPTNLIPAHSHSEININHNIAHAHHNQYDGISGSQPVSNFSLNDIELANKKLYACNNASSTTTAIDYGNWKLTNPIRKQDVLPSDYSTNYSTSNTDKLKNTISTTSPTSSNYNKNVQHQQYHNYSMSRTALQRTQELHQNLPSELRIPNPRGLLKNDHMNITSTMTETDIIAKNDSTGKTQKLDKTMQNQPIVSSMAYKTPYNTHSSLPLDSLRNLPNIPQMLERYTNDERYLSSFAATNPSLYHDKTFQMAQMFNKSMPSDSQPVSTSVSIYSQPSITMSKDSSIYKTPTTNPSAQADSKTRTKRKRTSETKPGQIASQSYHTPCATDVLSSVKTSMVPGSAFNFGTTPSMALGSSLYGDGTGFSIEEFRNSTNQLMAANYMAAVAHQQRNNVEASAEKLAKPAHQNSTHNSGSFPFIGHGQVRSGYGFVGADSSAPLYQQYFQRRQEELLRQSGVSQIMGLYPPGYPAALGVRQPYDAINRPSWL